The Crocinitomicaceae bacterium genome includes a region encoding these proteins:
- a CDS encoding acyltransferase, protein MSSVAGRDLGHIETVRALAALSVAVFHFSHYTNGTNFLINSDDARNITIHGAQGVELFYIVSGFIIPFALHRAGYAITDYFRYLGKRLSRLYPPYLITILAIISMNFILCKFIWHIDFDIHFKQVIVNVFFLADLFPEWGWINPVFATLEVEIQFYLLIGILFPFMMKNNGFYLLISAALLLLGMLTRDTDTALVNMPYFLTGFNVFYLMQNGNKWISGLIQLSILFCLYRYFQWPDLFVSILGFVLILWLPRKLTLFKTTGKISYSYYLIHGLLGGWFLYFTSSLPSWSNYPWLYFLLALAISWVGAFILYQLIEKPCLRWSASIQYKRNETKK, encoded by the coding sequence GTGTCATCAGTAGCGGGGCGTGACCTTGGACATATTGAAACCGTGCGTGCGCTGGCGGCCTTGTCAGTTGCTGTATTTCATTTCTCTCATTACACAAATGGCACTAATTTTTTGATCAACTCAGATGATGCGAGAAACATTACCATACATGGGGCTCAAGGAGTAGAGTTGTTTTACATTGTTTCTGGTTTTATTATTCCTTTTGCCCTGCATCGGGCAGGTTATGCAATCACTGATTATTTCAGATATCTTGGAAAAAGATTGAGTAGATTATATCCTCCCTATCTCATCACCATACTGGCAATTATCAGCATGAATTTTATCTTATGTAAATTTATTTGGCATATTGATTTTGATATCCATTTCAAGCAAGTTATTGTGAATGTGTTTTTTCTTGCAGATCTTTTTCCTGAATGGGGATGGATTAATCCTGTTTTTGCTACCCTTGAAGTTGAAATTCAATTTTATCTACTTATTGGTATTCTTTTCCCTTTCATGATGAAAAATAACGGATTTTATTTATTGATATCCGCTGCCCTATTATTACTCGGAATGCTAACAAGAGACACAGATACAGCCCTGGTGAACATGCCATATTTTCTCACCGGATTCAACGTGTTTTATTTGATGCAGAATGGAAATAAATGGATATCTGGACTTATTCAACTCAGCATTTTATTTTGTTTGTACCGGTATTTTCAATGGCCTGATTTATTTGTGAGCATCTTAGGTTTTGTTTTGATTTTATGGTTGCCTCGCAAGCTTACTTTATTTAAAACAACCGGGAAAATCTCATATTCCTATTATTTGATCCATGGCTTATTAGGTGGGTGGTTTTTATATTTCACCTCATCATTACCAAGTTGGTCAAACTACCCATGGCTTTATTTTTTACTTGCATTAGCTATTAGTTGGGTTGGAGCATTTATCTTGTATCAACTCATTGAAAAACCTTGTTTACGTTGGTCAGCATCTATTCAATACAAGCGAAATGAAACAAAAAAGTAA